The following nucleotide sequence is from Paralichthys olivaceus isolate ysfri-2021 chromosome 22, ASM2471397v2, whole genome shotgun sequence.
GTTGTCCACAGTGGCAAAGAAGTATCTGCTTGAGGAGAAATAACTGTCTGTCCTGGAGTAGCGGAGTGCCCTGAAAGATTTAGTACAAGGCCAGGGAATTAAAGTCATCACCCAGAGCCAAGTTCTTCGGTTCCTGAAGAAAGGTACACTGATGGAAAAGGGACAAGATAATACGACCTACTGGGGCTTTATTCTCAAGCAGAATGGAACTGAATGGTCTCAGCAGAAAGGAAAAGCTCCTGGCAGTGCCCAAGCAGGTGAAGTTACCGCTGTGAGGAAAGGACTGCTTGAGCTGGACAAGCGCAAGATAAAGAGTGATCCCATACAATTTTACATAATTCAGGCTCTCAAATAAGACCTGGACATTTGGATTGAAAATGGCTTTGGGGGGTGCCAAAGGAAAAATGGTAGCCCACCAGGACTTTTGGAGGAAAGTAACCAACTACAGCTGAATATGGACCTAGATGTGGTGTACCAGAAGGCACACATTAAAAAAGGGCACACTGGCAAGGGAATAATGAAGTGGATCGAAGTGCAGCAGAGAATATTTGTGGTCATATAGTGGGAGGAAATGCCCATGGGAAGGGTAGCCCCTAATTAGATCTGAACTCTGGGAACTAGATATCCTTCACTCTCTAGGGGTGGGGGAAATATCAGATTCTTAAATGCATCGCAATTCAGACGTGGACGATTCTGAATCGATTCACAAACGTCCAAATTTcgattatttaaataaagtaatacaGACGGTTCTAAAATGCGGAACTAAGAAGCGCGGTACGCATCATCTCTGGCACACTATGGGGAACGCACCTGAAGTGGACACGCcgaacagaggaaaacaaacataatgGCTTACCGCAGCTACTCATCTCGCTGTGAGATACGAACAGctccttttaatttaaaagcaaaCGTGCAGAAACACTTCGGCTTCTACAACGGCGACAGCGGAAGCGAACTGGACAAGAACCGGGTTATATGTAAGCTGCGTTGcgctaaaataaaatacttggcaacacaacaaacatgagAAGCCATGTAACTCGATTCCACCCGACGGAGGAGACGGGGAGACGGCaggctgttgttgctgtgactAGTGGCACTACCGACCAGAGAACAATCGAGGAAGCAATTAGAAAGCTGCCACCCTCATCAGAAAAGGCGAAGCGAATTACTAGGTCCATCGCGGCATTTATTGCCAAGGATTTGCGTCCGTATTCCGTCGTGGAAAATCAGGGATTTCGAGCACTTCTGCATACATTGGAGACCAGATACACCATCCTGACGCTATTTCACCAACACGTCCATCCCGACACTCTACAACTGTACTGCACaaactttgtttacattttttcttaaatgtgtataaggacacatttaaatttttgtgATTCAAGATACCTGTTACCTTTGGTACTGTACAACGAAGTTGTAACTTTCCAGATTGCACGCATTTCCAttagtttaataaaatataatggaaATTAATTCAACTCTTGTTTCTTATTACAAAtgcactgtttttaaaaattgcaaGTGATGAATGTGTATTCagtgagacaaaaagaaatgtgaaaaagtgCATCAATATACATAAATTGAAGATGCATCAATAATCGTTTTATAATCGAATCGTTGACCTCTGAATCGTAATCGAAATCTAATCGTGAGGTGCCAAAAGATTCCCACCCCTTTCACTCTCTCCACTATAGAGCTGCTGATGCGGAGTGATGTGTGCTCAGGCTGTGACCTCCCGAAGTCGATGATTATTTCTTTCATCTTGTTGACATTAAGCACCAGGTTGTTGTCTCTGCACCAGCCCTCTTGATGTTTGATCTCCTTCCTGCACATTGCTTCCTTATTTCCATTTATGATTCCCACTATAGTGGTATCATCCACAAACCTGGCCATCAGCTTCCACTTGTGTCTGGCTGTTCAGTCACGTGTTAGTGAGTACGCAGCCTTAAGTGGATCCAGTGCTCAGCGTGATTGATTTGGAGATGCTATTTCCAACCCGCACTGACTGCGGCCTCTGAGTCAGAAAGTCTAGGACCCAGGAAAATGTGGTGGTGTTAAGGCCGAGTAGAAGAACTTTCTCGATTAGACTGGGGAATTATGGTGTTGAATACTGAGCTTAAATCAATGCAAAGGATTCTGGGGTAGGTATGTCTGGGCGGGAGAGTACTGTGTGCAGTGTGGTGGATGTTGCATCCTCTGAGGAGCAGTGTGGGCGATAAGCAAATTGGAGAGGATCCAGTGATGTGGAGAGGCTAGCTGTGATGTGAGGTTTGACACAAAACACTTCATCACTGTTGGGGTTAGTGCAACTGGTCGGTCGTCATTCAGAACGGTCAGTTGGTTGCTTCACAACCAGGATTATTGTAGAGGTTTTGAAATATCCAGGGATGATGGCTTGGCTGAGGGACATGCTAAAGATGTCTGTCAGAACATCTGCTAACTGGGCAGCACATACCGTGAGCACACACCCTGAGATGTTACCAGGACCTGCTGCTTTACTTGGGTTAGGGTCCTCCATGTGTTCGCAAATTTGATGATAAAAGCTGGTGGGTCAGATGGTGGAGGGGGGTGGTGTCTAGTTTCATATTTCAAAGCATGCAAAAAAGTTGAGTCCGTCTGCAAGGGTAGTGTTACTGTCATCAACCTGTTCAGaacctgatgtgtttttttctgatctGGTGCGTTTGAGCAAGGGTTTATGCTGATGATGGGGGTTTATGCTGTTTATGGTGATGATGGGGGAGAGGGGTTGCCTTATAAGTGTTCACTGCTCTGGTTTCAAAGTCCACTTATCGCTTGAATTTGGGGAACAGTCTTCCTGGCAATCACCACAAAGCTGTCTGGATGTTTACTCAGTATCTCTCATTGGTGTTAGCTTAAAAGTTAGCACTGGGAGCTACATAAACAGCTGCTACAACCACAGTGGAGAATTCCCTCGGCAGATAAAACAGCGGATATGTCACGCTGAGACATTCTGCTACTGGAGAGCCGTTGCAGTAACACACCAGTCTTTGTTGATGTAGATGCACAGACAACCTCCAAGGCTGTTACCAGAACTAGCTGCCTCTCTGTTGGCATGGAACACCGTCAACCACTCCAGCTGTATGGCTGCATCCTGTATGTTGTCTTGGAGCAAGGACTCCAAACACACAGCAGTCTCACTCCCTGCGAATTTCTCTCAGCAGAGGTAGTTCATTCAGCATGTTATCAAGGGAACGGATATTTGAGAGCAGAAGCGATGGTAGTGCTGATCTGGTGAGGATAGTTCTCACCGCCGCCACTTCCTTCTCTCCCAAGTCACGTTTGGGCCTGGTATGTGATAGAATTCCATATTGGCATAATGTGTTCATATTAAATTGAATCTCTGCATGCTCCACCCTGATGTTTGGTGACATATCCCAACAGTAAATTTTGCATTTAGGATGCTGCATATGTGCGTGCCACCATCTTAACTCAGATTGAATGCCTTATACACCTCAGGCCAAGGAAGATGTTGAAAGAACCATTGGATTGGTAACAATTCCAATTCTAAGGAATGGAGCATGAAGACATGCTTCGAGCCAGTAGACCCTCTTCCTCAGAGGAACTGAATCACCGCCCATTCGTGTCACAGAAGGTGGGGCGAGGCTCTGGTGACAAAACCAGATCACAAAGTCCCATCCTGTGTTGGAGGGCAGATATGGCTGAAGGTGTTTGAACATCCTACACTCACTGCAGTTAAAGATAAGTGTGAAATATCTGACAACAATTTCTATTCCTAGCTAAAGTTAACCAGGAGCCCTACATCAGACTAGCCACTGTTTACAAGTTGGTTTTCTTTAGAAGAACAATGACTGAGCTCTTTTATGAGAAATTCTATGCTGAGGGGTTTAGATGGAGAAAATTCAGGAACACTTGTGGGCTGTGTATGTTGCCCACCATGCAAAGTATCCAGTGGGAAGGACCGGGCTATGCTAAAACAAGTTTTGAGGAGCACGTTTAAAGGCAAGTTTTGCAAAGGAGTGAAAGTTATGGATGTTTATTTCTGTAGGAAATGTACAGTGGCAATGCTGCCAAGGATCATCTGCATCATCCAGTGCAACCTTGTTTGCGGATGGGACAGTAAGTAGATGATgctgtgtactgtgtgtactacTTGAGATGAAAAGGGGGGAATGGGGCAACAGCCATCTGCATCACCACTATATTCAATGTTAGGAGTTCCTGAAGCAACAGACAGGTCCGCATCACTACAAGACTTGATCGTTCCACTCACACTTTTCAACCAAATGGGGCGATAACTATCAGTACGGCCAATTCATACAACAGTCTAAAATCTTGAAGCATAAGACAGGTTGCTAAAAAACAACCCAGGTGAGGTATCTCCTGCCAGACTCTGAGATTCTTGGCTGTCTCAGCTGCTCCGCCAAGCGGTCTCTGAGGCTTGCCTTATGACCTCTTACATGGCCAGGTGGTGAGCCCACTACTTTACCACTAGTGGTACGCGGGGCTCCCTCTAGTGGTACGCCAAAGAatcactgaaataaatataaataaacatgaaatactATCAAACATATTAGAATGGATGAAAATATATTATCAACTGCtggcaagaaaatgaaaagagatacAAATTAAGTTACGACTTTTAAAAAGTTTGCAAGTGCTTCTGGGTAGCAGTAGCTATGTAGCGCCAAACTGCCGTTGACGTTGACATCAACAGTCATTCACGGTAGCTCTTACAGGCAAGAAGTGATGGCAAGAATTGGAGGTTTTTAATAATGAAGACGTCTAAACTACTGTCGTGGCTTCAGTCTGCGAAGAGAAGTGTGGGCCAGGAGAGAGCGAGAACTGAAGAGTGTGGGCAGGGTGCAGGTGCACACAGCAGCTACTTTGGTGGCGCCAGCGAAGCCCCCAGAGCAGCCCGCAGCGCAGCCGGCAACGAAGCCTGCAGCGAAGCCTGCAGCGAAGCCCGCAGGCTCAGACCGCGGTGCAGGGTCTGCCGGCGGCGGCGAGGGGGGACTATGGGGCTGTGAAGCACGCTGTCCTGGAAAGACTGGGCCTCACGCCAGAGGACCATCGCCGGAGGTTCCGGGACGCCAGGTTGGGCCAGCGGACCGCCCGTTTACAATTGCGCAGCAGCTGCGGGACGCAGCGAGACGGTGGCTGCAGCCAGGGGGACTGGACGGGGAAAAAACAATGCTGGAGAAAATAGTGTTGGAACAGCTGGTGGAGGGCCTTCCGGACCGGACCGCGGCGTATGTGCGCTGCCATCGGCCAGCGACGCCACCTCGTGGTTCATCCCTGCggtcaagggggggggggcagccgCCCGCCCACGCCGACCCACCAGACTCCAGCCCCAGTCCACCGGCGCGCCACCCTAACCAATGTCTTTATTGTCCCCCACAGGTCCCAACCTCTACGGGGGCCAATCCTAACCCACCGGGGACTCCTCGAATGTCTGGGCAGGAGTGTTGGAAGTGCGGGCAGCCCGGACACTTTCGTGAAGCATGTCCTCTCATGGCAGGTGATTCGGGTTGCCGGCGCTGCAACATCCTCCCTCGATTCAGGAGCGACATACCGCATTCCGGTAAGGATTCAGGGGGGTGTACATCGGGCTATGGTGGATTCTGGCTGCGCGCAGTCAATGATTCACCAGACCCTGATCGGGGCATTGATGGAGGCATGCTGGGTGAATATTAAATGTGTGCATGGGGATATTCACAAATACCCATTGGTGACAGTTGAAATTAGACATCAGGGGAAAAAGCATAAAATCAAGGTCGCGGTTAGCTCCCGCCTGACGCGCCCCCTGATCCTGGGGACTGATTGGCATGGGTTTAACGCAATAGTGGGGCAGTGAGCGGGGGCGCATTCATGACAGACAGGGACATATGACGTGTGCGCGGCGCTCAGTGGTTACACGAGGTTGTTCGACACTGCTGACAGGAGGGGGAACCTGCGTCACCTCCTCTGGACGCACCGCTGGTACCCGAACTACACTCCATGGAAGATTTTCCACTCGAGCAGTCTCGGGATGATACTCTACGATTTGCCTTCGGCCGCGTAATAACAATTGATGGCCACAAGGTGCGCCCTGACACCGAGCAGGCTTTTCCCCTATTTTTCACTGATTAGGGACAGGCTGTACAGGGTGAGTCATGACACTCAGACTGGAGAAGAAATCACCCAGTTGCTGGTGCCTAAAAGCCGTTGGGAAATGGTTTTCCAAGCGGGTCATTATAGCCCAATGGCTGGTCACATGGGGGTAGATAAGACACAAAACCGGATAATGACCCGATTTTATTGGCCTGGCATTCAAGGGGACGTGCGCCGCTGGTGTGCGTCCTGTCGCGAATGTCAACTGGTGAATCATCCAGCAATTCCCAGAGCACCTCTGCACCCATTACTTTTGATGGAAGTTCCATTTGAATGCATTGGTATGGACCTCATCGGTGGACAAAACTGCTGCTATCGCGGCCTGTCCGCGGCCCAAGTCCAAAAAGGAAGTGAGGCGGTTTGTGGGGCTGGCAGGTTACTACAGGCTGTTTATCCGTTTGTGGACCTGACCATTCGGCTGACCGACCTGACCCAAAAAGGTACCCCAGATCCGGTCCAGTGGTCAGAGCAGTGCCAGCAGGCGTTCGAGAGGGTGAAACAAGTCCTCTGTGGGGAGCCACTTCTCCACACCCCTAACTTTTCTCTCCCCTTTGTCTTGCAGACCAATGCGTCGAACAGAGGGCTGGGGGCCGTTTTGGCCCAGACGGTAGGGGGTGTCGACCGCCCGGTGGTGTACATCAGCCGGAAATTGTCAGAGAGAGAAGCCAGGTACAGCACTGTTGAGAAAGAGTGCCTGGCAATCCGGTGGGCGGTCGACACTCTGCGCTATTACCTCCTGGGACGCTCATTCACCCTCTGTTCGGATCATGCTCCGCTGCAGTAGCTCCACCGCATAAAAGATGCCAACGCGCGGCTCACCCATCACACCATTTCAAGGTGATCCATAGGCCGGGGGCACAGATGGTCGTGGCAGACTTCCTCTCCCgctcagggggggggggggggggggagtaggTTAGGCCGGATGACTCCCCGGCCTGAGTCGGGCGGAGGAGGTATGTGGTAGTGGGGGGTGGTTAGTGTCggtggcaggagggagagagtgggcaggtggttcagggattggtgccagggagagagtctgattgtgtacaggtgtactgCGTTGGctactctctcccctcttatatTAGTAGTAGCATGCTGGGACACGGCTctcgaccacacacacacacgaggagagGCTGGAGGCAACTCGGAGAAGCCCAGAAAAAGAACACTGTgatatgcatgtgtatatgtgtatgcaAGCAATAAAAGAGATTAACTGAATACCGACTTGCATCATCTGTGACGAGGAACCCGCCGCGGTGTCACGAGCCTGCTACACTGCTAATTCACAAACAGCTCAGATATATAAGAGTTGAGCTGTTGGTGAATTGGTGTGACTGATAAAAGTAACCAACTCACACAGGGGTTCCTCGGTTGGGGGTTCATTAGTGGAAGCAGGGTAGACAATTGGATGAAGGCAACTTAATTAGTCTTAGAAACCTTATTTGAATAATGTTTTTTGTGGAGTTGACTATCCACCCCTGTACTGGGGCAATAATGGGATCTAATCATTTGTATCATCTGAATTCCCTTTGTAGGACGAGCCCAAAACAATGTTTACTTTTTCTAGATAGAGGAAAATAGACATCAGTCAGGGCATGATGTGAGAAGTCAAAGACTAACTTACCAGAGAATATGATAGGGGAAAGGCATGTCTGAAGAGGAGCTCAAAAATATCTCGTCTGCTGTGGCCCTCCTGCTTCAGGGCAAACCTCAAGTTCCTCATGTCCTAAAGAGAAAGTCAGAGAAAGTGATCATCAatgcacattcacaaacacacaaagagcatacataaacacaaacaaatgtattcatGACATGTTTTTCCTTCATAGAGAATTGGGGAGCAGCCGCCTCCGTCAGCATTCGTGCACTCTCTTTACCTCTCTCGCTCTTGCTGACGTGCAGACAGCCAGACACacgtactcacacacacaaacagtgtcatcGGACAAatgtgtaaactcagactgcCTAAGTTCACAAATTCTATTGTTTCTAACCAATGTATGAAGAGTCAGAGGAGATGGCTGTGCATGCTTGGTTTGGCTCAATTAAGTTGACAGTGCACAGCACAAATGATaggcacagagaggagcagtaaattactaaATTAACACTTTAAGTGGACTATTTGATCACTATAACCGAATTATACCACCCTTGCCTATTTTTGGTCAGGAAAAACCCTATATATGCACTCCTGTAACTTTCACCAACAACCAAAAAAGGGATGACCATGATGTGCTCAATCCAATGGTAGGCATCACATTACCGTTACTTGTTGCTAGTAGGTGGTGctatgaaaatgttgaattttGGCATGTGCATGTTGTCACAACAGTTCAAAGTAAAGTCTTTTTACATATATGGTCAAGTTGGAGAAACTACTGTTTCAAAGCGAAATATCAAACTTTAAGATCACTCCACATACAAACAGTTCCACGAAACCTGATGAAGAGCAAAACTTTTCATCTTGAAGGTGCTTAGATTACATTGACCCAATATAAAGCTGATCCGATTAATCCTCTAGGAGTTTGTTAAAGGCCCCATATTGTGAATAACACAttttctgggattttttttaatcattaaacaCTTGACGGTGGTCAGGAAATAACGTCAAAGTATGAAAACAGTCAACCCTTTAAGTTTTTCAGCAGTCTGTCCCTGGAAATGTTGCCTTGAATAAGCTCATTGTTAGATTCCATTTTTTATGACACAACAGACCATTAGGCCCTGCCCACGTTCTACCCTCAGCACACCCAGCCGGCTCCCAAGTCCAGCCTCCAACAAACCCCATTTTACTATTGCCATAATGTTACTATTCAAGACCAG
It contains:
- the LOC138406627 gene encoding uncharacterized protein; protein product: MEHEDMLRASRPSSSEELNHRPFVSQKVGRGSAKVNQEPYIRLATVYKRLNYCRGFSLRREVWARRERELKSVGRVQVHTAATLVAPAKPPEQPAAQPATKPAAKPAAKPAGSDRGAGSAGGGEGGLWGCEARCPGKTGPHARGPSPEVPGRQVGPADRPFTIAQQLRDAARRWLQPGGLDGEKTMLEKIVLEQLVEGLPDRTAAYVRCHRPATPPRGSSLRSRGGGQPPAHADPPDSSPSPPARHPNQCLYCPPQVPTSTGANPNPPGTPRMSGQECWKCGQPGHFREACPLMAGDSGCRRCNILPRFRSDIPHSGKDSGGCTSGYGGFWLRAVNDSPDPDRGIDGGMLGEY